A genome region from Tachyglossus aculeatus isolate mTacAcu1 chromosome 15, mTacAcu1.pri, whole genome shotgun sequence includes the following:
- the TTYH2 gene encoding protein tweety homolog 2, translated as MWGRRSEWQCPWWASWLHGWPRPTLGRTRDPGDPQSLLFLVLVAAACLGLNLIFLVTYVSCLCCRRRPDRAVETKRPDSCCVTWFAVVAGLLCCAAVGVGFYGNSETNDGVYQLIYSLDNANHTLSGIDTLVEVTTLKMQVGLGQHLSRLNEIFAARGDYVQTLSFLQQMAGNIVGQLSGLPVWQPVRAQLTEVVSETSYGEYYRWLSYLLLFILDLVTCLVACLGLAKRSKYLMVMTLCCGFLTLLLSWASLAAASAAAVGTSDFCVAPDQFILNATQDHISSEVARYYLHCSKSLSSPFQQALTIFQRSLNTMQIQVRGLWQFAVPVFPTAEKDLLGVQLMLNSSESSLHQLTALLDCRGLHKDYLDALTGICYDGLEGLLYLMLFSLLAVAAFSTMICAVPRGWKQLVVRERDYDDIDEDDPFNPQARRLAGHQVPRGHLRSYCSYSSSLGSQTSLQPPAQTVSNAPVSEYMNQAALFGGNPRYENVPLIGRGSPPPTYSPSMRATYLSVTDDHLRPCGNEFQA; from the exons TCCCTGCTGTTCCTGGTGCTGGTGGCCGCCGCCTGCCTGGGCCTGAACCTGATATTCCTGGTGACCTACGTGAGCTGCCTGTGCTGCCGCCGCCGGCCAGACCGGGCCGTGGAGACCAAGCGGCCTGACTCCTGCTGCGTCACCTGGTTTGCCGTGGTGGCCGGCCTCCTCTGCTG CGCGGCAGTTGGAGTGGGATTCTACGGGAACAGCGAGACCAACGATGGGGTGTACCAGCTGATCTACTCTCTAGACAATGCCAACCACACCCTCTCTGGAATTGACACCCTG GTGGAGGTCACCACCCTGAAGATGCAAGTGGGCCTGGGACAGCACCTCTCCCGCCTCAACGAGATCTTTGCCGCCCGCGGCGACTACGTGCAGACGCTGAGTTTCTTGCAGCAGATGGCGGGGAATATAGTTGGGCAGCTCTCCGGGCTGCCCGTCTGGCAGCCAGTCCGGGCCCAGCTGACTGAGGTGGTCAGCGAGACCAGCTATGGGGAGTACTACAG gTGGCTGTCTTACCTCCTGCTCTTCATCCTGGACCTGGTGACCTGCCTTGTGGCCTGCCTGGGGTTGGCTAAGCGCTCCAAATATCTCATGGTCAT GACGCTCTGCTGTGGATTTCTGACGCTGCTGCTCAGCTGGGCTTCTCTGGCGGCTGCCTCGGCCGCCGCGGTG ggCACCAGTGATTTCTGTGTGGCCCCAGACCAGTTCATCTTGAATGCTACTCAGGATCACATCAGCTCAG AGGTGGCCCGTTATTACCTGCACTGCAGCAAGAGTCTGAGCAGCCCATTTCAGCAG GCCCTCACCATCTTCCAGCGCTCGCTGAACACGATGCAGATCCAGGTGCGAGGGCTGTGGCAGTTTGCTGTACCTGTGTTCCCCACAGCCGAG AAAGACTTGCTGGGGGTTCAACTCATGCTAAACTCATCGGAGTCCAGTCTTCACCAGTTGACCGCCTTGTTGGACTGCAGGGGACTGCACAAG GACTACCTGGATGCGCTGACTGGCATCTGCTACGACGGATTGGAGGGGCTGCTCTATctcatgctgttctccctcctggccGTGGCAGCCTTCTCCACCATGATCTGCGCCGTGCCTCGGGGCTGGAAGCAGCTGGTCGTCAg AGAGCGGGACTATGATGATATCGACGAGGACGACCCCTTCAACCCCCAGGCCCGGCGCCTGGCAGGGCACCAGGTCCCACGCGGGCACCTCCGCAGCTACTGCAGCTACAGCAGCAGCCTGGGCAGCCAGACCAGCCTCCAGCCACCCGCCCAGACCGTCTCCAACGCCCCCGTCTCCGAGTACAT gaaCCAGGCCGCACTGTTTGGTGGAAACCCACGCTATGAAAATGTCCCACTGATCGGGAGAGGCTCCCCACCCCCCACG taTTCTCCCAGCATGAGGGCCACGTACCTCTCCGTCACGGACGACCACTTGAGGCCTTGTGGGAATGAATTTCAAGCCTAA